The genomic DNA TCACCTTTTCCAGCGACACGGATCTGTTGACCATGATCAATTCCAGCAGGAATCTTGACATGGATTTTCTTCTGTTTACGTACTTTTCCTTTTCCGTGACAAGTGTTGCATTTGTCCTTGATGAATTTCCCTGTTCCATTACAGTGATGACACACACGACGGTTCACGACGCGTCCGAACGGTGTATTCTGTTCGACATTCAATTGTCCGCTTCCACCACAATGCGAGCAGGTTTCAGGTTTCGTACCTGGTTTAGCACCAGATCCAAAACAAGTCTCACATTCTTCTTCACGTGGAATTTGAATATCGGTTTCTTTTCCGAACACCGCTTCTTCAAACTTCAACGTCATCGTATATTGAAGATCCGCTCCTTGGCGAGGTGCATTCGGGTTACGACGACCGCCGCCACCGAAGAACATGTCAAAGATATCTCCAAAGCCTCCGAAGTCAGCTCCACCTGCACCGAATCCTTGATTTGGATCCGAATGGCCAAACTGATCATAGTGTGTCTTCTTCTGAGGATCACTTAACACATCGTAAGCTTCTTTTACTTCTTTAAATTTTTCTTCTGCATCCGCTTCTTTATTAACGTCCGGATGATATTTTCTCGCGAGTTTTCGATAAGCTTTTTTAACCTCATCTGTCGAAGCGTTCTTATCGACGCCTAAGACTTCATAATAATCTCGCTTACTCAAGACACTCACTCCCGGTTCTTTTACATAACGATTATCATATCACTATATTCTATGAAT from Pseudalkalibacillus sp. SCS-8 includes the following:
- the dnaJ gene encoding molecular chaperone DnaJ, encoding MSKRDYYEVLGVDKNASTDEVKKAYRKLARKYHPDVNKEADAEEKFKEVKEAYDVLSDPQKKTHYDQFGHSDPNQGFGAGGADFGGFGDIFDMFFGGGGRRNPNAPRQGADLQYTMTLKFEEAVFGKETDIQIPREEECETCFGSGAKPGTKPETCSHCGGSGQLNVEQNTPFGRVVNRRVCHHCNGTGKFIKDKCNTCHGKGKVRKQKKIHVKIPAGIDHGQQIRVAGKGEAGENGGPPGDLYVVVRVTPHEFYKREGDDIHVDMPLTFTQVSLGDEIEVPTLHGNVKLKIPAGTQSGKVFRLRGKGVQNVRGYGQGDQHVRIKVVTPQNLSERQKALLREFAELSGESVDEQHGNLFSKVKRAFKGE